Proteins found in one Sporosarcina jeotgali genomic segment:
- the ald gene encoding alanine dehydrogenase, protein MRIGVPREIKNNENRVAMTPAGVFNLKSAGHEVLIETQAGFGSNFTDEEYREAGAEIVATAAEAWAAEMVMKVKEPVSSEYGYFREGLILFTYLHLASEVELTKALLDNKVIGIAYETVQLPNRSLPLLAPMSEVAGRMATQIGAQYLEKMEGGKGILLSGVPGVQRGNVTVIGGGQAGTNAARIAIGMGARVTVLDLSVERLRQLDELFGDDVQTLVSNPFNIATSVKDADLVIGCVLIPGARAPKLVSEEMVKSMSPGSVLVDIAIDQGGIFETSDRITTHDDPTYEKFGVVHYAVANMPGAVPRTSTMALTNVTVPYALQIANKGYSQACLDNEALLKGVNTLEGYLTYKAVSEAQGIEYVSAESLLSR, encoded by the coding sequence ATGCGTATTGGAGTACCTAGAGAGATAAAAAACAACGAAAATCGTGTCGCAATGACACCAGCTGGAGTATTCAACTTGAAATCAGCGGGGCACGAGGTGCTTATCGAAACACAGGCAGGATTCGGCTCTAATTTTACAGATGAAGAATACCGTGAAGCGGGTGCTGAGATTGTTGCAACTGCAGCTGAAGCGTGGGCAGCAGAAATGGTTATGAAAGTAAAAGAACCCGTTTCTTCTGAGTATGGTTATTTCCGTGAAGGTCTCATTTTGTTCACGTATTTACATCTGGCTTCCGAAGTAGAGTTAACAAAAGCATTACTGGATAATAAAGTAATCGGAATTGCGTACGAGACGGTTCAATTACCAAACCGTTCGTTGCCGCTGCTTGCGCCAATGAGTGAAGTGGCTGGCCGTATGGCAACTCAAATTGGAGCTCAGTACTTGGAGAAAATGGAAGGCGGGAAAGGAATTCTGCTTTCAGGCGTACCGGGTGTTCAACGCGGTAACGTTACCGTGATTGGCGGAGGACAAGCTGGAACGAATGCAGCCCGCATTGCAATCGGAATGGGAGCTCGTGTTACAGTTTTGGATCTATCAGTGGAACGGCTTCGTCAGCTGGATGAATTGTTCGGAGATGATGTCCAAACATTAGTGTCGAATCCATTTAACATCGCTACTTCTGTAAAAGATGCAGATCTAGTAATTGGCTGTGTACTGATTCCAGGAGCGCGTGCACCTAAACTTGTAAGTGAAGAGATGGTTAAATCGATGTCACCAGGTTCTGTATTGGTTGATATTGCGATTGACCAAGGCGGTATTTTTGAAACTTCAGATCGTATTACAACGCACGACGATCCAACATATGAAAAATTCGGCGTCGTCCATTATGCAGTTGCAAATATGCCAGGTGCTGTTCCGCGTACTTCTACAATGGCGCTTACAAACGTAACGGTTCCTTACGCGTTACAAATTGCGAACAAAGGATACAGCCAAGCTTGTTTAGACAACGAAGCGCTGCTTAAAGGGGTTAACACGCTTGAAGGCTACTTGACGTATAAAGCGGTATCTGAAGCACAGGGAATCGAATATGTATCTGCTGAATCTTTATTGAGCCGATAA
- a CDS encoding universal stress protein: MSLVYNQIIVAVDGSKESEWAFKKAVAIAKRNDANLNLVNIIDTRSYSAVEAYDRSIAERAQSYAVELLEGYKEQAAAAGLTHVNVIVEYGSPKTMIPREIPKKIEADLIICGATGLNPVERFLIGSVSENIVRAAKCDVLVVRTPEGA; encoded by the coding sequence ATGTCATTAGTATACAACCAAATCATTGTTGCGGTAGACGGATCAAAAGAGTCGGAATGGGCTTTCAAAAAAGCAGTAGCGATTGCTAAACGTAACGACGCTAACTTGAACCTTGTCAACATCATCGACACACGTTCGTACTCCGCTGTTGAAGCCTATGACCGTTCAATCGCCGAGCGCGCTCAATCTTATGCTGTAGAGTTGCTTGAAGGATACAAAGAACAAGCAGCAGCTGCCGGATTAACACACGTGAATGTTATTGTGGAATATGGTTCACCGAAAACAATGATTCCAAGAGAAATCCCTAAAAAGATCGAAGCGGATTTGATCATTTGTGGTGCAACTGGTTTAAATCCGGTTGAGCGTTTCCTAATCGGCAGTGTATCAGAGAATATCGTACGCGCAGCAAAATGTGACGTACTCGTTGTTCGTACACCCGAAGGCGCATAA
- a CDS encoding class I SAM-dependent methyltransferase translates to MKTNTEQIFTYLDEAASKDEALYLEQLIEACQSWREGTAGPDLQGEVTKEEIRRGLQLAILKGMRQNVQPHHQMTPDAIGMLIARIASSLLPEKERVELLDPAAGTGNLLLTVMNSLDVPVSSVAVEIDELLARLIVTGADLMEQTVQIYVQDALRPLLVDPVDLAVCDLPVGYYPDDENALNFEMMPAEGHAYAHHLFIEQTIHHLKPEGYGIFIVPSTLFESAQAGELHTYLKKHTVIRGILQLPQTLFKNAAQSKSLLILQKPSEQAMPTPDVLLAAVPDMTDKQAMMSFFNNIEDWAKENVK, encoded by the coding sequence ATGAAAACAAATACAGAACAGATCTTTACGTATTTAGATGAAGCAGCAAGTAAGGACGAAGCACTTTACTTGGAGCAGCTTATTGAAGCTTGCCAAAGTTGGAGAGAAGGGACAGCTGGTCCTGACTTACAAGGTGAAGTCACGAAAGAAGAGATACGTCGCGGGCTACAACTTGCGATTTTAAAAGGGATGAGACAAAATGTGCAGCCTCATCATCAGATGACTCCAGATGCAATCGGAATGCTGATCGCTCGTATCGCAAGTTCGCTGCTGCCTGAAAAAGAAAGGGTTGAATTGCTGGACCCTGCAGCTGGAACAGGTAATTTACTGTTAACTGTCATGAATTCACTGGATGTGCCAGTATCTTCAGTGGCAGTTGAAATCGATGAGTTGCTGGCAAGATTGATTGTAACGGGTGCCGATCTTATGGAGCAGACTGTTCAAATTTACGTACAAGATGCACTGCGTCCGTTACTGGTAGATCCAGTTGACTTAGCGGTATGTGATTTACCGGTCGGTTATTATCCTGATGATGAAAACGCGCTGAATTTTGAAATGATGCCTGCAGAAGGACATGCCTATGCTCATCATTTGTTCATTGAACAAACGATCCATCATTTGAAGCCTGAAGGTTATGGAATATTTATTGTACCTTCTACGTTATTTGAATCTGCACAAGCGGGTGAGTTGCACACGTATTTGAAAAAGCACACGGTGATTCGGGGGATTTTACAATTACCGCAAACACTGTTCAAAAATGCGGCTCAATCTAAAAGCTTGCTGATTTTGCAAAAACCTTCCGAACAAGCAATGCCAACTCCAGATGTATTGCTTGCTGCTGTCCCGGATATGACGGACAAGCAAGCGATGATGTCATTCTTTAACAATATAGAAGACTGGGCAAAAGAAAATGTGAAGTAA
- the tpx gene encoding thiol peroxidase, with amino-acid sequence MTSTTFKNNPVTLAGKQLKAGDNAPDFTVLANDLQPVTLDDSKGKIRLISVVPSIDTGVCSKQTHRFNEEAGKFGDDVEVMTISVDLPFAQARYRSTEEIGNIQILSDHKDLSFGEAYGVAIQELRLLARSIFVIDKDDKIAYSEYVSEVTDHPDYQEALDAVEKLKA; translated from the coding sequence ATGACTTCAACTACATTCAAGAATAATCCTGTTACATTGGCCGGAAAACAACTAAAAGCGGGCGACAACGCTCCGGATTTCACAGTGCTGGCAAATGATCTTCAACCCGTGACTCTCGATGATTCCAAAGGGAAGATTCGTCTAATCAGTGTCGTTCCTTCAATCGACACGGGTGTTTGTTCTAAACAAACACATAGATTTAATGAAGAGGCTGGAAAGTTTGGAGACGATGTGGAAGTTATGACGATTTCTGTTGACCTTCCATTCGCACAAGCCCGTTACCGTTCCACAGAAGAAATCGGCAATATCCAGATTCTATCGGATCACAAAGATCTATCGTTTGGAGAGGCCTACGGGGTGGCAATTCAAGAACTTCGTCTGCTCGCTCGTTCAATTTTTGTAATTGATAAAGATGACAAGATTGCTTACTCCGAATATGTTAGTGAAGTAACCGATCACCCGGATTACCAAGAGGCTTTGGATGCTGTGGAGAAATTGAAAGCGTAA
- a CDS encoding RDD family protein, which yields MSEQMEQPIEEVKEIQIQSEPVQQESFAPRTQEFIKKPAGFWIRFWAYLIDIIIVGAVSGILIKPIFRIGDFPIKDPIFLLYSPYKLIMLILFLAYFLLMTKFFSQTAGKMIMGIRVVKKSGEPLGWGSLLFREVVGRYISKTLLIPYLLVIFMPRKEALHDLFADTEVIHEQIYEKLNTVNTVTVDESRQLQGDQSI from the coding sequence ATGTCTGAACAAATGGAACAGCCAATCGAAGAAGTTAAAGAAATTCAGATTCAATCTGAACCGGTTCAACAGGAATCCTTTGCTCCGCGAACACAAGAATTCATCAAGAAACCAGCTGGATTTTGGATTCGATTTTGGGCGTATTTGATTGATATCATTATAGTAGGAGCAGTCAGCGGTATCCTGATAAAGCCTATTTTCAGGATAGGCGATTTCCCGATCAAGGATCCGATATTTTTGCTGTATAGCCCATATAAGCTCATCATGCTCATTCTATTCCTTGCGTACTTCTTACTGATGACAAAGTTTTTCAGTCAAACTGCCGGGAAAATGATTATGGGAATCCGGGTTGTTAAAAAGAGCGGGGAACCACTTGGATGGGGATCACTTCTTTTTCGAGAAGTCGTAGGACGTTATATTTCTAAAACATTGCTGATTCCGTATTTACTTGTGATCTTCATGCCACGTAAAGAGGCGCTGCATGACTTGTTTGCGGATACAGAAGTTATTCATGAACAAATTTATGAAAAACTGAACACAGTCAACACAGTTACAGTAGATGAGAGCCGTCAGTTGCAAGGCGATCAGTCTATCTAG
- the sppA gene encoding signal peptide peptidase SppA — protein MSTKRWIALISAAALVVVSIGVNSLSFIFTRDFNALFDESFAMGGPTYEESIIDQGDSTERIAVLDVSGVIQDTGPASPFAAAGYNHQNLLNQLADIREDETVKGMVLHVDSPGGGVLESSDIYDEIIAIQENRDIPIYVSMGSMAASGGYYISAPADKIFVHPETITGSIGVIMESLNYAELADKIGIDFNTIKTGPYKDMMSPNRKMTQAERDMLQEMINDSYERFVGIVADGRGMTVADVKKVADGRIMNGRQAIESGLADDYGKLPDVIDALISESGLENPTVFEYSSTDSFSSLFGTSVSGLFKKNADAELIQKLLTDYQAPRMMYLYGER, from the coding sequence ATGTCGACGAAACGATGGATTGCCTTAATATCGGCTGCAGCCTTAGTTGTTGTCTCAATCGGTGTTAACTCGCTCTCATTCATATTTACAAGGGATTTTAACGCGTTATTTGATGAAAGCTTTGCTATGGGTGGACCGACTTACGAAGAAAGTATAATCGACCAAGGTGATTCTACAGAGCGCATTGCAGTGCTGGATGTGAGTGGGGTTATTCAAGATACAGGGCCTGCATCACCTTTTGCAGCGGCAGGCTACAATCACCAAAACCTTCTGAATCAGCTGGCTGATATTCGTGAAGATGAAACGGTGAAAGGGATGGTATTGCACGTAGACTCACCAGGCGGCGGGGTTTTGGAGTCATCAGATATTTATGATGAAATCATTGCTATCCAAGAAAATCGAGATATTCCTATCTACGTGTCGATGGGATCGATGGCAGCTTCAGGAGGCTATTATATTTCAGCTCCTGCGGATAAAATCTTTGTTCATCCCGAGACAATTACAGGTTCGATTGGCGTAATTATGGAAAGTTTGAATTATGCTGAGCTGGCAGACAAAATCGGTATTGATTTTAATACGATCAAAACAGGACCTTATAAAGATATGATGAGTCCGAATCGTAAAATGACACAGGCAGAAAGAGATATGCTTCAAGAAATGATCAACGACTCTTATGAACGATTTGTGGGAATCGTAGCTGATGGCCGCGGCATGACCGTAGCCGACGTTAAGAAAGTGGCGGATGGACGAATCATGAATGGCCGCCAAGCGATTGAATCAGGACTTGCGGACGATTATGGAAAATTACCAGATGTCATTGATGCGCTAATTTCAGAGTCAGGATTAGAAAATCCGACTGTATTTGAATATAGTTCCACAGATAGTTTTTCTTCGTTATTCGGAACGAGTGTATCTGGATTGTTTAAGAAAAATGCTGATGCAGAGTTGATCCAAAAACTTCTGACTGACTACCAAGCACCGCGCATGATGTATTTGTATGGTGAACGTTAA
- the rarD gene encoding EamA family transporter RarD, whose product MQTQQKGALWVFTAYVLWGFMPIYWKSLHHVSSGEILVNRIIWAFLLTVLALLLMGQGGKLVNDLKELWRTQKQFWSLCAASFLVTINWFTYIWSVNHDFIVQASLGYYINPLVSVLLGIIFLKEALNRNQKAAFLLAAVGVTILTIHYGVFPWISFVLAITFALYGLIKKHIKVDATRGLAIETAFTVPIALIAYGWIFSTGDAVIMDTNPLTVVLLILTGIATALPLVFFAKGVPSIPLYVTGFLQYIAPTMMLIIGVLIYGESFGKFEWLSFAFIWIALLVFTVPEVLRYVRNKRMMVRIDKHESSHQS is encoded by the coding sequence TTGCAAACACAACAAAAAGGCGCACTATGGGTGTTCACCGCCTATGTATTATGGGGATTCATGCCGATTTATTGGAAAAGTCTTCACCACGTTAGCAGTGGAGAAATTTTAGTGAATCGTATCATCTGGGCATTCCTTTTAACAGTTTTGGCTCTATTACTGATGGGGCAAGGGGGAAAATTGGTTAACGATTTAAAGGAACTTTGGAGGACGCAAAAGCAATTTTGGAGTCTTTGTGCGGCTTCGTTTCTTGTGACAATCAACTGGTTTACGTATATATGGTCAGTGAATCATGACTTTATCGTACAGGCGAGCCTCGGGTATTACATAAATCCGTTAGTTTCTGTATTGTTAGGAATCATCTTCTTAAAAGAGGCATTGAATCGAAACCAAAAAGCGGCATTCCTCCTTGCAGCGGTGGGAGTTACGATTTTAACAATCCATTATGGTGTTTTTCCGTGGATATCCTTTGTATTGGCAATCACGTTCGCTCTGTATGGCCTTATTAAAAAGCATATTAAAGTTGACGCAACAAGAGGACTTGCCATTGAAACGGCGTTTACAGTTCCGATCGCTCTAATAGCATATGGCTGGATTTTTTCAACGGGAGATGCTGTTATAATGGATACGAATCCATTAACGGTTGTATTGCTTATTTTAACAGGCATTGCAACGGCTTTACCGTTAGTGTTTTTTGCGAAAGGTGTTCCATCCATTCCGCTATATGTAACGGGCTTTCTTCAATATATAGCTCCAACGATGATGCTGATTATTGGCGTTCTTATTTACGGAGAATCGTTTGGTAAGTTTGAATGGCTCAGTTTTGCCTTCATTTGGATTGCATTATTAGTGTTTACGGTGCCGGAAGTGCTGCGTTATGTAAGGAATAAAAGAATGATGGTTCGTATTGATAAACATGAATCTTCGCACCAATCTTAA